Proteins co-encoded in one Arachis hypogaea cultivar Tifrunner chromosome 11, arahy.Tifrunner.gnm2.J5K5, whole genome shotgun sequence genomic window:
- the LOC112720649 gene encoding protein ARV 2 isoform X3: MVSDISLYTTGFEVQIFIPSFLVFYMIGARIALFFFPFVFIYLFDFFFQILMIDLMLHKQKAYRHLLYNVLNQQTLKFEGLHWKLAIIYFIFDACIHLYVEARNSSSLVSTCCKVFMYVVFGNFMFLLTFFIMFKIFLNASINISRFNDLLLTIMISCYFKIFLIAMMVWEFPNSVIFIIELFCLSSNAVALNVMTESSMGRCVWACFGAYAVKLFVTQVLDLRFLEQLIKGWIQMSSSS; this comes from the exons ATGGTTTCTGATATATCCCTTTATACTACTGGTTTCGAAGTTCAAATCTTTATTCCTTCTTTTTTAGTCTTTTATATGATAGGAGCAAGGATTGCCCTGTTTTTCTTCCCCTtcgtttttatctatttatttgattttttttttcagattcttATGATAGATTTGATGCTTCACAAGCAAAAGGCTTATAGACATCTTCTGTACAATGTCCTCAATCAACAAACATTGAAGTTTGAG GGGCTACACTGGAAATTggccattatttattttattttcgatgcTTGTATTCATTTGTATGTAGAAGCAAGGAACTCATCTTCATTAGTGTCAACATGTTGCAAG GTGTTCATGTATGTCGTCTTTGGAAACTTCATGTTTCTTCTGACTTTCTTCATTATGTTTAAGATATTTCTCAATGCATCAATCAACATCTCCag ATTCAATGACCTTTTGCTCACAATCATGATATCGTGTTACTTCAAGATTTTTCTTATTGCTATGATG GTCTGGGAATTTCCGAATTCTGTCATCTTCATCatagaattattttgtttatcATCTAATGCTGTGGCATTGAATG TGATGACTGAATCGAGTATGGGTCGATGTGTTTGGGCCTGCTTCGGTGCATATGCTGTAAAGCTTTTTGTCACTCAAGTTCTAGATCTCAGATTTTTAGAGCAGTTGATAAAAGGGTGGATTCAAATGTCCTCCTCTTCATga
- the LOC112720649 gene encoding protein ARV 2 isoform X5 codes for MILMIDLMLHKQKAYRHLLYNVLNQQTLKFEGLHWKLAIIYFIFDACIHLYVEARNSSSLVSTCCKVFMYVVFGNFMFLLTFFIMFKIFLNASINISRFNDLLLTIMISCYFKIFLIAMMVWEFPNSVIFIIELFCLSSNAVALNVMTESSMGRCVWACFGAYAVKLFVTQVLDLRFLEQLIKGWIQMSSSS; via the exons ATG attcttATGATAGATTTGATGCTTCACAAGCAAAAGGCTTATAGACATCTTCTGTACAATGTCCTCAATCAACAAACATTGAAGTTTGAG GGGCTACACTGGAAATTggccattatttattttattttcgatgcTTGTATTCATTTGTATGTAGAAGCAAGGAACTCATCTTCATTAGTGTCAACATGTTGCAAG GTGTTCATGTATGTCGTCTTTGGAAACTTCATGTTTCTTCTGACTTTCTTCATTATGTTTAAGATATTTCTCAATGCATCAATCAACATCTCCag ATTCAATGACCTTTTGCTCACAATCATGATATCGTGTTACTTCAAGATTTTTCTTATTGCTATGATG GTCTGGGAATTTCCGAATTCTGTCATCTTCATCatagaattattttgtttatcATCTAATGCTGTGGCATTGAATG TGATGACTGAATCGAGTATGGGTCGATGTGTTTGGGCCTGCTTCGGTGCATATGCTGTAAAGCTTTTTGTCACTCAAGTTCTAGATCTCAGATTTTTAGAGCAGTTGATAAAAGGGTGGATTCAAATGTCCTCCTCTTCATga
- the LOC140176086 gene encoding protein FAR1-RELATED SEQUENCE 5-like, which produces MTIEMLGGGCFFCNNEGLRDPKHYNRLDRRRVHKPETRTNCKAKFSIHLDKNASVWRVRKINNNHNHELTPHVMVHLIPKYRSLTEGAKAQIDGLRECGISTAKTMRYMAGLVEGKAEADPMLMALYNLTEDRMLANMFWADGGSRLDYQYFGDVLAFDLTYKKYKYNRPLVIFSGSNNHKQATIFGFGLVLDETIGSYTWLLKSLLEVICQKMPSVVVTDGDEAMREVVRVVFPRATHQLLVREIELRKFRTDESSKHGMLELVQNLELMFHEYQNNELLAQFRSIGSVPAMTKSLESLERCATIVYTRAIFGDVQNEIIGVASVNLVRLQRSLTTKIYSIDEYGQLGREIVVLYDKNMGRMKCGCNFLKRWTKNAKALEAYEEKINVGADRACLLRHGTIHSACHWLFFLGSQKYDLFQKAMKGIRNLCVHLEGHFTTEDNVFSTKGKGIIRDSMAVRTKGAPKTQNCRGRKK; this is translated from the exons ATGACGATAGAAATGTTAGGAGGAGGatgttttttttgtaataatgaGGGTTTGAGAGATCCCAAGCACTATAATAGATTGGATAGGAGGCGGGTACATAAACCTGAGACGAGAACAAATTGCAAGGCGAAGTTTTCCATTCACCTAGATAAGAATGCTTCCGTATGGCGAGTAAGAAAgatcaacaacaaccacaaccatGAACTGACTCCCCATGTAATGGTGCACCTAATCCCAAAGTATAGGTCATTGACTGAAGGTGCGAAAGCGCAAATAGATGGATTGCGTGAGTGCGGGATATCGACGGCAAAAACAATGCGATATATGGCAGGATTGGTAG AAGGAAAGGCAGAGGCTGATCCTATGCTGATGGCACTGTATAATTTGACCGAGGACAGAATGCTTGCAAATATGTTTTGGGCCGATGGGGGAAGTAGGTTGGACTACCAATATTTTGGAGATGTTCTGGcttttgacttgacttacaaaaAATATAAGTACAACAGACCACTGGTTATATTCTCAGGATCAAACAATCACAAGCAGGCCACGATCTTTGGCTTTGGGCTAGTGTTGGATGAGACGATAGGGTCATATACTTGGCTGTTGAAGAGCCTGTTGGAGGTAATATGCCAAAAGATGCCATCTGTGGTTGTAACCGACGGTGATGAAGCAATGCGGGAAGTTGTGAGAGTGGTATTCCCTAGAGCAACCCACCAGttgttggtgcgcgaaattgaactCCGCAAGTTTCGCACAGATGAatcg TCGAAGCATGGGATGCTTGAACTTGTTCAAAATTTGGAACTAATGTTCCATGAATATCAAAACAACGAGTTGTTGGCGCAATTTAGATCAATTGGCAGTGTTCCAGCGATGACGAAAAGCTTAGAGTCACTAGAGCGTTGCGCTACGATAGTTTACACACGTGCAATTTTTGGTGATGTTCAAAACGAGATCATAGGTGTTGCATCAGTCAATCTGGTTAGATTACAAAGGTCTTTGACTACGAAGATTTACTCTATTGATGAGTATGGGCAACTTGGAAGAGAGATTGTAGTTTTATACGATAAGAATATGGGAAGAATGAAATGTGGCTGCAACT TTCTCAAGCGATGGACCAAAAATGCCAAGGCACTTGAAGCATATGAAGAGAAGATAAATGTTGGCGCTGACCGGGCCTGCTTATTACGCCATGGTACGATTCATTCGGCTTGCCATTGGctgttctttttgggatcacaAAAGTATGATCTATTTCAAAAGGCAATGAAAGGAATACGCAATCTTTGTGTCCACCTGGAGGGTCACTTTACAACCGAGGATAATGTGTTTTCTACCAAGGGTAAAGGAATCATTCGTGATTCGATGGCAGTTCGGACAAAGGGAGCTCCGAAAACCCAGAACTGTAGGGGGCGCAAAAAATAG
- the LOC112720649 gene encoding protein ARV 2 isoform X2, which yields MGYQCVQCSFPIKSLYVQYSPGNIRLMKCEKCKAVADEYIECEIMVSDISLYTTGFEVQIFIPSFLVFYMIGARIALFFFPFVFIYLFDFFFQILMIDLMLHKQKAYRHLLYNVLNQQTLKFEGLHWKLAIIYFIFDACIHLYVEARNSSSLVSTCCKVFMYVVFGNFMFLLTFFIMFKIFLNASINISRFNDLLLTIMISCYFKIFLIAMMVWEFPNSVIFIIELFCLSSNAVALNAACQHCCGK from the exons ATGGGTTACCAATGCGTTCAGTGTAGCTTCCCAATTAAATCACTCTACGTTCAGTATTCCCCCGGCAACATTCGATTGATGAAATGC GAGAAATGCAAGGCTGTTGCAGATGAATATATAGAGTGTGAAATCATGGTTTCTGATATATCCCTTTATACTACTGGTTTCGAAGTTCAAATCTTTATTCCTTCTTTTTTAGTCTTTTATATGATAGGAGCAAGGATTGCCCTGTTTTTCTTCCCCTtcgtttttatctatttatttgattttttttttcagattcttATGATAGATTTGATGCTTCACAAGCAAAAGGCTTATAGACATCTTCTGTACAATGTCCTCAATCAACAAACATTGAAGTTTGAG GGGCTACACTGGAAATTggccattatttattttattttcgatgcTTGTATTCATTTGTATGTAGAAGCAAGGAACTCATCTTCATTAGTGTCAACATGTTGCAAG GTGTTCATGTATGTCGTCTTTGGAAACTTCATGTTTCTTCTGACTTTCTTCATTATGTTTAAGATATTTCTCAATGCATCAATCAACATCTCCag ATTCAATGACCTTTTGCTCACAATCATGATATCGTGTTACTTCAAGATTTTTCTTATTGCTATGATG GTCTGGGAATTTCCGAATTCTGTCATCTTCATCatagaattattttgtttatcATCTAATGCTGTGGCATTGAATG CTGCATGTCAACACTGCTGTGGAAAATGA
- the LOC112720649 gene encoding protein ARV 2 isoform X1, translating into MGYQCVQCSFPIKSLYVQYSPGNIRLMKCEKCKAVADEYIECEIMVSDISLYTTGFEVQIFIPSFLVFYMIGARIALFFFPFVFIYLFDFFFQILMIDLMLHKQKAYRHLLYNVLNQQTLKFEGLHWKLAIIYFIFDACIHLYVEARNSSSLVSTCCKVFMYVVFGNFMFLLTFFIMFKIFLNASINISRFNDLLLTIMISCYFKIFLIAMMVWEFPNSVIFIIELFCLSSNAVALNVMTESSMGRCVWACFGAYAVKLFVTQVLDLRFLEQLIKGWIQMSSSS; encoded by the exons ATGGGTTACCAATGCGTTCAGTGTAGCTTCCCAATTAAATCACTCTACGTTCAGTATTCCCCCGGCAACATTCGATTGATGAAATGC GAGAAATGCAAGGCTGTTGCAGATGAATATATAGAGTGTGAAATCATGGTTTCTGATATATCCCTTTATACTACTGGTTTCGAAGTTCAAATCTTTATTCCTTCTTTTTTAGTCTTTTATATGATAGGAGCAAGGATTGCCCTGTTTTTCTTCCCCTtcgtttttatctatttatttgattttttttttcagattcttATGATAGATTTGATGCTTCACAAGCAAAAGGCTTATAGACATCTTCTGTACAATGTCCTCAATCAACAAACATTGAAGTTTGAG GGGCTACACTGGAAATTggccattatttattttattttcgatgcTTGTATTCATTTGTATGTAGAAGCAAGGAACTCATCTTCATTAGTGTCAACATGTTGCAAG GTGTTCATGTATGTCGTCTTTGGAAACTTCATGTTTCTTCTGACTTTCTTCATTATGTTTAAGATATTTCTCAATGCATCAATCAACATCTCCag ATTCAATGACCTTTTGCTCACAATCATGATATCGTGTTACTTCAAGATTTTTCTTATTGCTATGATG GTCTGGGAATTTCCGAATTCTGTCATCTTCATCatagaattattttgtttatcATCTAATGCTGTGGCATTGAATG TGATGACTGAATCGAGTATGGGTCGATGTGTTTGGGCCTGCTTCGGTGCATATGCTGTAAAGCTTTTTGTCACTCAAGTTCTAGATCTCAGATTTTTAGAGCAGTTGATAAAAGGGTGGATTCAAATGTCCTCCTCTTCATga
- the LOC112720649 gene encoding protein ARV 2 isoform X4: protein MGYQCVQCSFPIKSLYVQYSPGNIRLMKCEKCKAVADEYIECEIMILMIDLMLHKQKAYRHLLYNVLNQQTLKFEGLHWKLAIIYFIFDACIHLYVEARNSSSLVSTCCKVFMYVVFGNFMFLLTFFIMFKIFLNASINISRFNDLLLTIMISCYFKIFLIAMMVWEFPNSVIFIIELFCLSSNAVALNVMTESSMGRCVWACFGAYAVKLFVTQVLDLRFLEQLIKGWIQMSSSS, encoded by the exons ATGGGTTACCAATGCGTTCAGTGTAGCTTCCCAATTAAATCACTCTACGTTCAGTATTCCCCCGGCAACATTCGATTGATGAAATGC GAGAAATGCAAGGCTGTTGCAGATGAATATATAGAGTGTGAAATCATG attcttATGATAGATTTGATGCTTCACAAGCAAAAGGCTTATAGACATCTTCTGTACAATGTCCTCAATCAACAAACATTGAAGTTTGAG GGGCTACACTGGAAATTggccattatttattttattttcgatgcTTGTATTCATTTGTATGTAGAAGCAAGGAACTCATCTTCATTAGTGTCAACATGTTGCAAG GTGTTCATGTATGTCGTCTTTGGAAACTTCATGTTTCTTCTGACTTTCTTCATTATGTTTAAGATATTTCTCAATGCATCAATCAACATCTCCag ATTCAATGACCTTTTGCTCACAATCATGATATCGTGTTACTTCAAGATTTTTCTTATTGCTATGATG GTCTGGGAATTTCCGAATTCTGTCATCTTCATCatagaattattttgtttatcATCTAATGCTGTGGCATTGAATG TGATGACTGAATCGAGTATGGGTCGATGTGTTTGGGCCTGCTTCGGTGCATATGCTGTAAAGCTTTTTGTCACTCAAGTTCTAGATCTCAGATTTTTAGAGCAGTTGATAAAAGGGTGGATTCAAATGTCCTCCTCTTCATga